In one Cervus canadensis isolate Bull #8, Minnesota chromosome 22, ASM1932006v1, whole genome shotgun sequence genomic region, the following are encoded:
- the PPM1M gene encoding protein phosphatase 1M: MSADWFRRRFLPRGPLPAPRPPRPRASPVPYRRPRFLRGSGSSSGTADASRRPDSRPVRSPVRGRSLPWNAGYAEIINAEKSEFNEDQAACGKLCIRRCEFGVEEDQEWLTLCSEEFLTGHYWALFDGHGGPAAAILAANTLHSCLRRQLEAVAEGMVATQPPMHLSGRCICPSDPQFVEEKGIRTEDLVIGALESAFQECDEVIGRELEASGQVGGCTALVAMSLKGNLYVANAGDSRAILVRRDEVRPLSSEFTPETERQRIQQLAFIYPELLAGEFTRLEFPRRLKGDDLGQKVLFRDHHMSGWSYKCVEKSDLKYPLIHGQGRQARLLGTLAVSRGLGDHQLRVLDTNIQLKPFLLSVPQVTVLNMDQLEPQEEDVVVMATDGLWDVLSNEQVARLVRSFLPGNREDPHRFSELAKMLIRSTQGTDDSPIQDGQVSYDDVSVFVIPLHHQGQGHSSR, encoded by the exons ATGTCAGCCGACTGGTTCCGGCGCCGCTTCCTGCCGAGGGGCCCGCTCCCCGCGCCGCGGCCACCCAGGCCCCGCGCCAGCCCCGTGCCCTACCGGCGGCCCCGCTTCCTGCGCGGCTCGGGCTCCAGCTCCGGCACCGCCGACGCCTCGCGCCGCCCGGACTCCCGGCCCGTGCGCAGCCCGGTGCGGGGCCGCTCGCTGCCCTGGAACGCAGGCTACGCCGA AATCATCAATGCAGAGAAATCCGAGTTCAATGAGGATCAGGCGGCCTGTGGGAAGCTGTGCATCCGGAGATGTGAGTTTGGGGTTGAAGAGGACCAGGAATGGCTGACCTTGTGCTCAGAGGAG TTCCTGACAGGTCATTACTGGGCACTGTTTGATGGGCATGGCGGTCCAGCTGCAGCTATCCTGGCTGCCAACACTCTGCACTCCTGCCTGCGCCGGCAGCTGGAGGCTGTGGCAGAGGGCATGGTGGCCACTCAGCCCCCCATGCACCTCAGCGGCCGCTGCATCTGCCCCAGTGACCCCCAGTTCGTGGAGGAAAAGGGCATTAGAACAGAAGACTTGGTGATCGGGGCTCTGGAGAGTGCCTTTCAGGAGTGT GATGAGGTGATCGGGCGAGAGCTGGAGGCCTCAGGCCAGGTGGGTGGGTGCACAGCCCTGGTGGCTATGTCTCTGAAGGGAAACCTGTATGTGGCCAATGCTGGGGACAGCAG GGCCATCCTGGTGCGGAGGGATGAGGTACGGCCCCTGAGCTCCGAGTTCACCCCAGAGACTGAGCGGCAGCGGATTCAGCAGCTG GCCTTCATCTACCCTGAGCTTCTGGCTGGTGAGTTCACCCGACTGGAGTTCCCTCGGCGACTGAAGGGGGATGACTTGGGGCAGAAGGTCTTGTTCAGGGATCACCACATGAGCGGCTG GAGCTACAAGTGTGTGGAGAAGTCGGATCTCAAGTACCCACTGATTCATGGACAGGGTAGGCAG GCTCGGCTGCTGGGAACCCTGGCTGTCTCCCGGGGTCTAGGAGACCATCAACTCAGAGTCCTGGACACAAATATTCAGCTCAAGCCCTTCTTGCTATCTGTCCCACAG GTGACTGTGCTCAATATGGACCAGCTGGAGCCCCAGGAGGAGGATGTGGTTGTCATGGCAACTGATGGGCTCTGGGATGTCCTGTCCAATGAGCAAGTGGCACGGCTGGTGCGGAGTTTCCTCCCTGGCAACCGAGAGGACCCACACAG GTTCTCGGAGCTGGCCAAGATGCTGATACGCAGCACACAGGGGACAGATGACAGTCCCATACAGGACGGGCAGGTGTCCTACGACGACGTCTCTGTGTTCGTGATTCCCTTGCACCACCAGGGCCAGGGGCACAGTAGCCGCTGA
- the WDR82 gene encoding WD repeat-containing protein 82 yields MKLTDSVLRSFRVAKVFRENSDKINCFDFSPNGETVISSSDDDSIVLYDCQEGKPKRTLYSKKYGVDLIRYTHAANTVVYSSNKIDDTIRYLSLHDNKYIRYFPGHSKRVVALSMSPVDDTFISGSLDKTIRLWDLRSPNCQGLMHLQGKPVCSFDPEGLIFAAGVNSEMVKLYDLRSFDKGPFATFKMQYDRTCEWTGLKFSNDGKLILISTNGSFIRLIDAFKGVVMHTFGGYANSKAVTLEASFTPDSQFIMIGSEDGKIHVWNGESGIKVAVLDGKHTGPITCLQFNPKFMTFASACSNMAFWLPTIDD; encoded by the exons ATGAAGCTGACCGACAGCGTGCTGCGAAGCTTCCGCGTCGCCAAGGTGTTCCGCGAAAACTCTGACAAGATCAACTGCTTCGACTTCAGCCCCAACGGCGAGACGGTCATCTCGAGCAGCGACGACGACTCCATCGTGCTCTATGACTGCCAGGAGGGCAA ACCAAAGAGAACCCTGTACAGTAAGAAATATGGCGTGGATCTCATCAGATACACTCATGCAGCAAATACAGTCGTTTACAGCTCTAACAAAATAGACG ATACTATTCGTTACCTGTCATTGCATGACAACAAATATATCAGGTACTTTCCTGGACATAGCAAAAG GGTGGTGGCCTTGTCCATGTCACCTGTGGATGACACTTTCATCTCTGGGTCTCTTGATAAGACCATTCGGCTCTGGGATCTCCGCTCTCCTAACTGCCAG ggTCTCATGCATCTACAGGGCAAGCCTGTTTGTTCTTTTGAtccagaaggattaatttttgccGCAGGTGTCAATTCTGAAATGGTCAAACTATATGATCTTCGCTCTTTTGATAAG GGGCCATTTGCAACATTTAAGATGCAGTATGATCGGACTTGTGAGTGGACAGGACTCAAGTTCAGCAATGATGGCAAGCTCATCCTCATCTCCACCAATGGCAGCTTCATCCGTCTGATCGATGCATTCAAGGGAGTGGTGATGCATACGTTTGGG ggtTATGCTAACAGCAAGGCTGTCACATTGGAGGCCTCGTTTACTCCAGACTCCCAGTTTATTATGATTG GTTCAGAGGATGGCAAGATCCATGTCTGGAATGGAGAGAGTGGTATAAAAGTAGCTGTATTGGATGGCAAACACACAGGCCCCATTACCTGTTTGCAGTTCAACCCCAAGTTCATGACCTTTGCCAGCGCTTGTTCTAACATG GCCTTCTGGTTGCCCACCATTGATGACTGA